A genomic segment from Pediococcus acidilactici encodes:
- a CDS encoding glycerophosphodiester phosphodiesterase, translating to MASITNTYRFIFKHLISYLSLFITSIVVIYAGIIPLFTLIGSIMLRLAGVRYLSNTNFIEVVTNHPFLDIGCLLLILAVIVAIYWQVIFLFLGTMQINQGKKLALNSLITLSLQRVRHTFGRAVGYLLIYCLIILPFGGLGISTPLLNKVRVPDFIINYFLYENRPLLLLLILIYLITFYLGIRFFLALPLIILGRSTGRQAVHQSWQLTKLNFKSIVKQLALLIVVNVGLSILGQALILALQALADHHLPATWDYWAASVNLLLIELVLLLMSIALGTGSLMIMTEQLQNQTRFVRSSQQLSNQLQKLSYQSGKQWWFKALAAVLLLGILGFNALYLNGFFSSTPLTISHRGVNAKNGVQNTIPALVNTSRLHPDFIEMDLHETKDHQFVVMHDENLKQLTGVNKRPHDLTLRQITRLTARENGASAKVASFDDYLATAERLHQRLLVELKTTKRDSPDSITTFNKRYGKRLVANHDEVHSLDYDAVEKLKTLNPKLQVGYILPFNFIGVPQSKADFYTMEHSTLNNSFLITAQLAGRKVYAWTVNDRDVMAKLTFMGVNGIITDNLETLQRTIQQLNHHPNYVSRLLNFTVELG from the coding sequence ATGGCGAGCATCACCAACACGTACCGTTTCATTTTCAAACATTTAATTAGCTACCTCAGCCTATTCATCACCAGTATCGTGGTGATTTACGCGGGGATTATCCCGCTCTTCACCTTGATTGGCAGCATCATGTTGCGCCTGGCGGGGGTTCGCTACCTTTCTAATACCAACTTCATCGAGGTGGTGACTAACCATCCGTTTTTGGACATCGGGTGTTTGCTCCTGATTCTCGCCGTAATCGTCGCCATTTACTGGCAGGTGATTTTCTTATTCCTCGGGACGATGCAGATTAACCAAGGCAAAAAGCTAGCCTTAAATTCGCTGATCACCCTCTCTCTTCAAAGGGTGCGTCATACCTTTGGTCGCGCGGTGGGTTACCTATTAATCTATTGCTTAATTATCCTGCCGTTTGGCGGACTTGGGATTTCCACCCCGCTGTTAAACAAAGTCCGGGTGCCTGATTTCATCATTAACTACTTCTTATACGAAAATCGGCCCCTCCTGTTGTTGCTGATCCTGATTTACTTAATTACCTTTTACCTAGGTATCCGCTTCTTCCTGGCGCTCCCGTTGATTATCTTGGGGCGTAGTACGGGACGGCAAGCCGTTCACCAGAGTTGGCAATTAACTAAGCTAAACTTCAAGTCGATCGTTAAGCAATTGGCCCTGTTGATCGTGGTTAACGTAGGGCTTTCCATTTTGGGACAAGCACTTATTTTGGCGCTCCAGGCCCTAGCCGACCACCATCTGCCCGCCACATGGGACTATTGGGCGGCGTCCGTCAACCTCCTCTTAATCGAGCTGGTACTTTTGCTGATGAGCATTGCCTTAGGAACCGGCTCGTTGATGATTATGACTGAGCAACTCCAAAACCAAACCCGTTTCGTACGGAGCAGCCAGCAGTTGAGTAACCAATTACAAAAACTCAGCTACCAATCGGGTAAACAGTGGTGGTTTAAGGCATTAGCTGCGGTTTTACTCTTGGGAATCCTCGGCTTTAATGCACTTTACCTGAACGGCTTTTTCAGTTCTACGCCGCTGACCATTTCCCACCGGGGCGTTAACGCGAAAAATGGGGTGCAAAACACCATTCCAGCTTTAGTTAACACTAGCCGGTTGCATCCTGATTTCATCGAGATGGATCTACACGAAACTAAGGACCACCAATTCGTGGTAATGCACGACGAGAACTTAAAGCAACTAACTGGCGTCAACAAACGACCGCACGACTTAACCCTTCGGCAGATCACCCGTTTAACTGCCCGGGAAAACGGGGCTTCCGCGAAAGTTGCCAGCTTTGACGACTACTTAGCGACTGCCGAACGCTTGCACCAGCGCTTACTGGTGGAACTTAAGACCACGAAGCGGGATTCTCCCGATTCGATTACCACCTTCAACAAGCGCTACGGAAAACGGCTGGTGGCTAACCATGACGAGGTCCACAGCCTAGATTACGATGCCGTCGAAAAGTTAAAAACCTTGAACCCTAAGCTTCAAGTTGGTTACATTCTGCCATTTAACTTCATCGGCGTGCCGCAATCTAAAGCCGATTTTTATACGATGGAGCATTCTACCTTGAATAACTCCTTCTTAATCACCGCTCAACTCGCCGGACGCAAGGTTTACGCTTGGACGGTTAACGACCGCGACGTCATGGCCAAACTGACCTTCATGGGCGTTAACGGGATTATTACCGATAACTTAGAAACCCTTCAGCGCACGATTCAACAACTTAATCACCACCCGAACTACGTTAGTCGACTGCTGAACTTCACGGTTGAATTAGGGTAA
- a CDS encoding CvpA family protein, with translation MLLSLILILILISAFFSGYRRGLVAEIIYLVGYLVVFAAAKNFTAPFAEFLSRTFGNGSHDPLTNLTTMNAVSFIFLMLVGWIVIRLIVRFSQMITWLPVIHQVNGLAGAVAGFVISYLITFIVLSISQFVPNDFYQEQLSQSIVAQTILAKTPAISSKVINNYILDTPQTRDVL, from the coding sequence ATGCTACTATCGTTAATTTTAATCTTAATCTTGATTTCGGCATTTTTTTCCGGCTACCGGCGGGGATTAGTCGCTGAAATCATTTACCTAGTGGGTTATTTAGTTGTGTTTGCGGCAGCCAAGAATTTTACCGCGCCCTTTGCCGAATTTCTTTCCCGTACTTTTGGGAACGGAAGCCATGATCCCCTAACTAACCTAACCACGATGAATGCCGTTTCCTTCATCTTTTTGATGTTAGTAGGTTGGATTGTGATCCGCTTGATCGTCCGCTTTTCGCAAATGATTACTTGGTTACCGGTCATTCACCAAGTCAACGGCCTAGCTGGGGCGGTAGCGGGATTCGTGATCAGCTACCTGATCACCTTCATCGTCTTAAGCATCAGTCAATTTGTGCCGAACGATTTTTACCAAGAACAACTTTCCCAGTCGATTGTCGCGCAAACAATTTTGGCAAAAACGCCGGCCATTTCTTCTAAAGTGATTAATAATTACATCTTAGATACGCCGCAAACGCGTGACGTACTTTAA
- a CDS encoding VIT family protein — MTKKAKQNTLAQKINVIRASVMGANDGILSVAGIVLGVAGATTNSFAIFISGISGMLAGTVSMAMGEYVSVNSQKDSQENAVNHQRQALEDNYQKELDFVANKYAKTGIPEDLAQKAAREMMEKDALLTTVRERYGFDMHNFTSPYQAAIASMIAFSLGSLLPLLTITFAKHSIRVPLTVVSVVVALAITGYAAAVIGKAVRRRAVVRNVIAGLLTMGATYLIGSLFAR, encoded by the coding sequence ATGACTAAAAAAGCGAAGCAAAATACGTTAGCACAAAAAATTAACGTAATTCGGGCCAGCGTAATGGGTGCCAACGACGGGATCCTTTCGGTAGCCGGAATTGTGTTGGGAGTTGCGGGGGCAACGACCAATAGCTTTGCAATTTTTATTTCCGGGATTTCGGGGATGTTAGCCGGGACGGTTTCCATGGCGATGGGCGAATACGTTTCGGTTAACTCCCAAAAGGACTCGCAGGAAAACGCGGTTAACCACCAACGGCAAGCACTTGAAGATAACTACCAAAAGGAACTCGATTTTGTAGCCAATAAGTACGCTAAAACCGGAATTCCCGAGGACTTAGCTCAAAAGGCGGCCCGGGAAATGATGGAAAAAGATGCCCTCCTAACGACCGTGCGAGAACGTTACGGGTTTGACATGCACAACTTCACCAGCCCTTATCAAGCGGCGATTGCTTCCATGATCGCCTTTTCGTTGGGCTCGCTATTGCCGTTATTGACGATTACGTTTGCCAAGCATAGTATTCGGGTCCCCCTGACCGTAGTTTCCGTGGTGGTTGCCCTGGCAATTACCGGTTATGCTGCGGCGGTGATTGGGAAAGCGGTTCGTCGGCGGGCGGTCGTCCGTAACGTGATTGCCGGACTATTAACGATGGGCGCGACCTACCTGATTGGCTCACTATTCGCGCGGTAA